The following proteins are encoded in a genomic region of Zea mays cultivar B73 chromosome 9, Zm-B73-REFERENCE-NAM-5.0, whole genome shotgun sequence:
- the LOC103638493 gene encoding LOW QUALITY PROTEIN: protein ROOT HAIR DEFECTIVE 3 homolog 1-like (The sequence of the model RefSeq protein was modified relative to this genomic sequence to represent the inferred CDS: inserted 2 bases in 1 codon; substituted 2 bases at 2 genomic stop codons): protein MEYAPAEEMVSKLKDYAQSVVESKAKEESSKVLIHMKERFTTVFSHDKDSNPRVWTGKEDVRAIAKEARSAALKLLSVMAAIRWDDEPDRIESILTSTLLEGSVISKIASAASADPLASTTWEEQTMEAXVCMXHHFMEXSKQIPPKHTMITLSQCKSLWKQFKAETEFTITSSIHTGGESCTYISFSKIFTSPFVFSPQQAHRRGNSKLPPPWAIMAIAILGFNEIMVLIRNPIYLFLLFVGYLMVKALAMQLDVSREFQNGVVPGIISVSVKLLPTIQNLLSKLSYFV, encoded by the exons ATGGAATACGCTCCAGCAGAAGAAATGGTATCCAAATTAAAGGATTATGCCCAGAGTGTTGTGGAAAGTAAAGCTAAAGAGGAATCTAGCAAAGTATTGATCCATATGAAGGAGAG GTTCACAACAGTGTTTAGCCATGACAAGGATTCAAATCCAAGGGTCTGGACAGGAAAGGAAGATGTTCGTGCAATAGCAAAGGAAGCTCGATCTGCG GCTCTCAAACTTCTGTCTGTAATGGCGGCCATTCGTTGGGATGACGAGCCAGATAGGATTGAAAGCATCCTCACTTCAACACTTCTGGAAGGCTCTGTTATATCAAAGATTGCAAGTGCTGCTTCTGCTGATCCACTTGCTTCTACCACTTGGGAAGAG CAAACAATGGAAGCGTAGGTGTGCATGTAACACCACTTTATGGA CTCGAAACAGATTCCTCCGAAGCATACAATGATTACCCTGTCTCAGTGCAAGTCACTGTGGAAACAATTTAAAGCAGAAACTGAGTTCACGATTACAAGTAGTATCCACACAGGT ggtGAAAGCTGTACCTACATCTCTTTTTCAAAAATTTTTACTTCACCTTTTGTTTTTTCACCCCAGCAAGCTCATAGGCGTGGTAATAGTAAACTGCCTCCTCCTTGGGCAATCATGGCCATTGCTATTCTTGGTTTCAATGAGATCATGGTGCTTATTAG GAATCCCATTTATCTGTTCTTGCTATTTGTGGGCTACTTGATGGTCAAAGCTTTGGCGATGCAGCTAGATGTCAGCAGAGAATTCCAGAATGGAGTG GTTCCTGGGATAATCTCTGTGTCGGTGAAGCTCCTACCAACGATACAGAACCTGCTTTCTAAGTTAAGTTATTTTGTTTAA